Within the Flavobacterium sp. CG_23.5 genome, the region CTTTTCTAAGTCCGCTATTATTTGTGGGAATTGCAGCGTTTGTAGGGTATTTGAGTTCCATGAAAGCGGATACGAAACGAATCGCGATTCACGACGAATCGGGCCTTTTTGTCAAAGAATTCACTTCGCAAAACACTAAGAAAGGGGAATATAAATACCTCGATTTGTCTTTGATTGATTTGAAGTTTCTTAAAGACAGTATCACAAATGAAAGCTACGAAGGATTATTATATATCCCAAAAGAGAACAATACAAAGGATTTTGAAAATAAAATACAGTTTATTTCAAACAACAGTCCGAGTATTTCTTTCATCGAAAACGTTCAAGATGTAATTGCAAAGAAGTTGACCAAAACGAATCTGGAAAATGCACATCTCGATACTTTGGCCATAAAAAATGCCGAATCGAAAGTGAATATCAGCTTGGCAAAAGCTTCTGGAGAGGAAAGTGTAAAAGGACTTAACGAAATAAAAATAGGGATTGGCGGAGCCTTTGGATATCTTATTATGATGTTCATCATCATTTATGGAAACATGGTTATGCGCAGCGTGATAGAGGAAAAAACAAATCGCATCGTCGAAATTATTATTTCTTCCGTGAAACCATTCCAGCTTATGATGGGGAAAATCATAGGAACTTCATTGGCAGGATTATTGCAATTTCTTATTTGGGCAATTATTGGATTGTCTTTAATGTTTGCAGCTTCCGTATTTTTCGGGGTAAATGTAGGGCCAACAGCCAGAATTTCACCAGAATTAATGAACTCTGCAACACAGGAATTTGCGGGAACGGCACAAATGTATATTAAGGAATTATGGAATTTGCCTATTGCCAGCATTTTAATTGGATTCGTGATTTATTTCATTGGTGGCTATTTCCTTTATAGTTCTTTTTATGCCGCAATTGGCGCTGCTGTTGACAATCAAACAGATTCGCAACAATTCCTTTTGCCAATCATTATGCCATTAATGCTAAGCGTTTATATAGGATTTTTCACCGTCATCAATGACCCACACGGCACAATTGCAATCATATTTTCCATGATTCCGCTCACGTCGCCCATCGTTATGCTGATGCGAATTCCGTTTGGCGTACCTTTGTGGCAAATTGCAATATCAGTAACATTATTATTTGGAACATTCTTTTCCGTAGTGTGGTTTGCGGCTAAAATATATAGAGTAGGAATACTCATGTATGGCAAAAAACCAACTTGGGGCGAATTATACAAATGGTTGAAATATTAAAATAATTTACAATTTCCCTAATTAGTTTTAGGAGCTATTTCCCGCTTTCCGTTGCAATCTTTTTTTCGGTAAAAACCTCAAAAAAGGATTTCCACTTCAATCGGGGCTAAAAAAAAATAAAGACATGCCAAAAATATTAATCATAGAAGACGAAGCCGCAATTCGACGAGTGCTTACAAAAATACTCTCCGAAGAAAATGATACCTATCAGGTAGAAGAAGCCGAAGACGGTGCTGCTGGTTTTGAAAAAATAAAAAATAACGATTACGATTTGGTTTTGTGCGATATCAAAATGCCGAAAATGGATGGCGTTGAGGTTTTGGAAGCCGTAAAAAAAATCAAGCCCGAAATCCCTATGGTTATGATTTCCGGCCATGGTGATCTGGACACGGCAATTAATACGATGCGTCTCGGTGCGTTTGATTACATTTCAAAACCACCTGATTTAAACCGATTGTTGAATACAGTTCGCAATGCTTTAGACAAAAAACAACTCGTAGTAGAAAACAAAATTCTAAAGAAAAAAGTTAGTAAAAACTACGAAATGATTGGCGAAAGCGAAGCAATTAATCACATCAAACTGATGATTGAAAAAGTCGCTCAAACTGAAGCCCGAGTTTTAATAACTGGACCAAACGGAACCGGAAAAGAATTGGTTGCGCACCAATTGCACGAAAAAAGCGAAAGAGCTAATTTTCCTTTAATCGAAGTGAATTGTGCAGCAATTCCATCTGAATTAATCGAAAGTGAATTATTTGGTCACGTAAAAGGAGCCTTTACATCGGCAGTGAAAGACCGAGCAGGAAAATTTGAAGCAGCCGATAAAGGAACTATTTTCTTAGATGAAATTGGTGATATGAGCCTTTCGGCGCAAGCCAAAGTATTGCGAGCTTTACAAGAAAGTATGATTACTAGAGTAGGAGCGGATAAAGACATAAAAGTAGATGTGCGTGTCGTTGCAGCCACCAACAAAGATTTAAAAGTAGAAATTGCCGAAGGTCGTTTCCGTGAGGATTTGTACCATCGATTAGCAGTTATCTTGATAAAAGTTCCGGCACTAAATGACAGACGAGAAGATATCCCGATGCTGATTAGCCATTTTGCAGATAAAATTGCTTCGGAGCAAGGCAATGCATTGAAACATTTCTCTAAGAAAGCTATCGATTTGTTGCAGGCATATGATTGGACGGGGAATATTCGAGAATTAAGAAATGTAGTGGAGCGCTTAATAATCCTTGGAGGAAACGAAATTTCCGAAAATGATGTGAAGCTGTTTGCATCGAAATAATTAAATAATTTAAAGATTGAATAATTTAAAAATTAGTGAAGTAATCTTTTAATTTTTGAATATTTAAATCTTTCAATCTAAAATAAATGAAACTAAAAAAAATAAACGAAAAGTTACAAGAAGCCTTAATTGAAAGTGGTTTAACTGAGGCTAATGCCATGCAAAAAGAAACTTTTTCGACACTAAAAAGCGGTTCAGATTGTATTATCATCGCGCCGGAAGGAAGCGGAAAATCCACAACAATTGTGCTAAACGTGATTCAACAATTAGTTCGTGAGGGTGAGGAATCGCCTCGTGCTTTGGTAATTGTAGAAGACAAAGCCAAAGTTTTGGAGATGGAAGAGCTTTTTGAAAAATTTGGAAAATATACAGATTTACGTGTGTACGGTGTACATGATAAAGGAGATATGGAATATGACAAAAATTATATTTCTACCGGAATTGATGTGTTAATTGGAACACCAAATAAATTGAGCGAAATGTTTACTACGGCAGGATTTAATGTAAACAGACTTAAAATGTTCATTCTTGATGATGCAGATCCTATTTTGAAATTGCGTCACGAAACTAAAATCATGCGTATTTCCAACAGTATTAATAAAACCCAACGAATTATTTTCTCGGAGCAGCTCACGGAAAGAATTGAAATCTTGGCTGATAAAATGCTATTGGAGCCGTATTTATTCGAAATTGATGAAGACGAAGACGAAGAAGACGAAGATGATGAAGACGAAGATGACGAAGACGATGAGGATTTAGAGGAAGAAGCTGCGGAAGAGGAAGGAGTTTTCGAGGAAGAAGACGATTTAGAGGAATTAGAAGGGGAAAATGAAGAAGAAGATAAAAATTAATATGCTCCGCAAAGTCTCCGACTTTGAGGATGTGAATTTCAGTCTTAGACTGAAATAATCATTATGTCTAAAAGGTCAGGAGACCTTCCTACACTTCCTCAAAGTCGGAGACTTTGCGGAGCAGAGGAGCTGAAGGAATAACTTTAATAAAAAATAAAGAACAAGATGGGATTAATGAAAGTGTTTTCGGGAAGTGAAATTCTAGCAATGGCTTTACAAGAAAAAATCGAAGCGATAGGTGTAGATGTATTGGTAAAAAACAACATACAATCAGCTAGATTAGGCGGTTTTGGAAATTCGGATTTAGCGGTTGAATTATTCGTTCAAGAAACGGAATTTGCAAAAGTAAATCCAGTAATTGAAGAATTTAGAATGAGCATTTAAGCTCAAATTATAATTGCAAAAAGAAGTAGATGAAATATAAAATGTTGGTCTTAGACATGGATGACACCTTGTTGACTGATGACCATAAAATTTCAAAAGAGAATAAAGAAATGTTGTTTAAGGCTCAGGAATTGGGTGTGTATGTTGTTTTGGCTTCGGGCAGACCAACATTAGCCATGACTGCTTTTGCCAAAGAATTAGAATTGGATATCAATAATTCGTATATGTTATCTTTTAACGGGGCCGTAATTACAGATTTGAAAGAAGATAAAGTGTTGTTTGAACAAATGTTGACGCAGCAACAAATTCATGAATTATACGATTACAGTTTAAAAAGCAAAACTGATATTATTACTTATATAGATGGTAAGATTGTCAGCGAAACCGATTCGGAATATATTGATGTAGAAAAAAATATTACTGGATTGCAGCATATCAAAGTCCCTAATTTCAAGAATGCCGTGACTTCTTCTGCTGTAAAATGTATTTTATTGGAAGAACCCAGCTATCTCAAAAAAATTGAAATTGATTTGAAAGAAGCAATGCCACATTTGAGTGTTTCCATGTCAAAACCTTTTTTTCTGGAAGTAGCTCAGAACGGAATTGATAAGGCTGCAAGTGTGAAATTTTTAGCAGAAAAACTAAACATTCATCAAAGCGAAATTATAGCCGTAGGAAACGCTGGAAATGATTTATCGATGATAGAATATGCAGGATTGGGTGTTTGGGTAGATAATGTAGATCCGGAATTGAGAGATAAAGGAGATTTTGTTGTTGCCTCGAATAATAATCATGGTGTGGCTGAGGTTGTTCGTAGATTTATTTTGAATTAGGTTTGTGCGTAATTTAAACACAGTCGAAAACTCATTAAAGATTAAAAAATAATATTTCACTTCTATTTAGGATATTGATATATAGCCGATTATCGATTTCGTTTTAATGAAAAATGTGTGTAAATTTGCACCGTGTTGCGAGAGGGATAGAAGCGACATCCCGCGCCTTTTTTTGGCGTGGATACAGCGCATAGCCTGACCCGACGAAGTAAGGGACTCGCACAAACTAAAAGAATATGACAGAAAGAAAAAAAGTTGCCTTTTATACGCTTGGTTGCAAACTGAATTTTTCGGAGACCTCAACGATTGCCCGTTCTATTCAGGATGAAGGTTTTGACCGTGTTGATTTTGAAGAAGTGGCTGACATGTATGTGATAAATACGTGTTCCGTAACTGAAAATGCAGATAAGCAATTCAAGCAGATTGTAAAGAAAGCAATGAAGTTAAATAACAAAGCTTTTGTTGCTGCGGTTGGTTGTTATGCACAATTGAAACCAGAGGAATTAGCTGCTGTTGATGGAGTTGACTTGGTTCTTGGTGCAACTGAAAAATTTAAAATCACCGATTATATCAATGATTTGTCCAAAAATGATATGGGCGAAGTGCATTCTTGCGAGATTTCTGAAGCTGATTTTTATGTGGGAAGTTATTCTATTGGTGACAGAACGCGTGCTTTCTTAAAAGTCCAGGATGGTTGCGACTATAAATGTACCTATTGTACTATTCCTTTGGCAAGAGGAATTTCAAGAAGTGATGAGTTGGAAAACGTGTTGAAAAATGCAAAGGACATTTCAGCTCAAAATATCAAGGAAATTGTTTTGACTGGAGTAAATATTGGAGATTACGGAAAAGGAGAATTTGGAAATAAAAAACACGAACATACCTTCTTGGAATTGGTTCAGGAATTAGATAAAGTGGAAGGAATTGAGCGTTTGCGAATTTCGTCTATTGAACCGAATTTATTGAAAAACGAAACGATTGAATTTGTGTCGAAAAGCAGAACTTTTGTACCGCATTTTCACATTCCGTTGCAATCCGGAAGTAACGATATTCTAAAGTTGATGAAACGTCGTTATTTACGTGAAGTATATACCGAAAGAGTAAATAAAATTAGGGAAGTGATGCCTCATGCCTGTATTGGCGTGGACGTGATTGTTGGATTTCCCGGAGAGACGGACGAACATTTCTTGGAGACTTATAATTTTCTGAATGAAATGGATATTTCCTATTTGCATGTTTTCACGTATTCAGAACGTGATAATACGGAAGCTGCTGACATGAGCGGAGTTGTTCCTGCTAATGTTCGCGCAAAAAGAAGCAAAATGATGCGTGGACTTTCAGTTAAAAAGCGTCGTGCTTTTTATGAAAGTCAGTTGGGTAGTAATAGAACTGTTTTGTTCGAAAGTGAAAATAAAGAAGGATACATTCATGGATTTACTGAAAATTACGTAAAAGTAAAAACACCATGGAATCCCGAATTAGTGAATACTTTACATGAAATTAATTTGACTAAAATTGATGAAGATGGAAGCGTCCGGATGGATTTTGTTTCGGCTTTGGTTTAGTTTTTAAACATATAAGTCATTTAAGTTTTTAGAACTAACCAGGAATTTAACTAACAAAGAGATTAAGAGAGTAAGAGTGATATTTAAATAAGTGACTCGAAATTTTTAAACCATTAAGAGATTAAGAAAATTAAGCGTGAGACTTAATGAAACTTAATCTCTTAATGGTTTTATATTTTAAGTTTAAATGCCTTAATGGTTAAAAATCATATGACTTATATGTTGAAAATTTTAAGGATTCGTAGACCAAATACTGCTGTTTTTGATGAAAACTCTTCGGTTTAATTTGAGTTGCGCGATAATTAATTCGGCCATATCTTCGGCTTGCATGACTTTATCAGGATTGCCATCAGTTA harbors:
- a CDS encoding ABC transporter permease; protein product: MSIISLIIKREFIAKVRNKSFIVMTFLSPLLFVGIAAFVGYLSSMKADTKRIAIHDESGLFVKEFTSQNTKKGEYKYLDLSLIDLKFLKDSITNESYEGLLYIPKENNTKDFENKIQFISNNSPSISFIENVQDVIAKKLTKTNLENAHLDTLAIKNAESKVNISLAKASGEESVKGLNEIKIGIGGAFGYLIMMFIIIYGNMVMRSVIEEKTNRIVEIIISSVKPFQLMMGKIIGTSLAGLLQFLIWAIIGLSLMFAASVFFGVNVGPTARISPELMNSATQEFAGTAQMYIKELWNLPIASILIGFVIYFIGGYFLYSSFYAAIGAAVDNQTDSQQFLLPIIMPLMLSVYIGFFTVINDPHGTIAIIFSMIPLTSPIVMLMRIPFGVPLWQIAISVTLLFGTFFSVVWFAAKIYRVGILMYGKKPTWGELYKWLKY
- a CDS encoding sigma-54-dependent transcriptional regulator, coding for MPKILIIEDEAAIRRVLTKILSEENDTYQVEEAEDGAAGFEKIKNNDYDLVLCDIKMPKMDGVEVLEAVKKIKPEIPMVMISGHGDLDTAINTMRLGAFDYISKPPDLNRLLNTVRNALDKKQLVVENKILKKKVSKNYEMIGESEAINHIKLMIEKVAQTEARVLITGPNGTGKELVAHQLHEKSERANFPLIEVNCAAIPSELIESELFGHVKGAFTSAVKDRAGKFEAADKGTIFLDEIGDMSLSAQAKVLRALQESMITRVGADKDIKVDVRVVAATNKDLKVEIAEGRFREDLYHRLAVILIKVPALNDRREDIPMLISHFADKIASEQGNALKHFSKKAIDLLQAYDWTGNIRELRNVVERLIILGGNEISENDVKLFASK
- a CDS encoding DUF2007 domain-containing protein; protein product: MGLMKVFSGSEILAMALQEKIEAIGVDVLVKNNIQSARLGGFGNSDLAVELFVQETEFAKVNPVIEEFRMSI
- a CDS encoding Cof-type HAD-IIB family hydrolase; amino-acid sequence: MKYKMLVLDMDDTLLTDDHKISKENKEMLFKAQELGVYVVLASGRPTLAMTAFAKELELDINNSYMLSFNGAVITDLKEDKVLFEQMLTQQQIHELYDYSLKSKTDIITYIDGKIVSETDSEYIDVEKNITGLQHIKVPNFKNAVTSSAVKCILLEEPSYLKKIEIDLKEAMPHLSVSMSKPFFLEVAQNGIDKAASVKFLAEKLNIHQSEIIAVGNAGNDLSMIEYAGLGVWVDNVDPELRDKGDFVVASNNNHGVAEVVRRFILN
- the mtaB gene encoding tRNA (N(6)-L-threonylcarbamoyladenosine(37)-C(2))-methylthiotransferase MtaB, which encodes MTERKKVAFYTLGCKLNFSETSTIARSIQDEGFDRVDFEEVADMYVINTCSVTENADKQFKQIVKKAMKLNNKAFVAAVGCYAQLKPEELAAVDGVDLVLGATEKFKITDYINDLSKNDMGEVHSCEISEADFYVGSYSIGDRTRAFLKVQDGCDYKCTYCTIPLARGISRSDELENVLKNAKDISAQNIKEIVLTGVNIGDYGKGEFGNKKHEHTFLELVQELDKVEGIERLRISSIEPNLLKNETIEFVSKSRTFVPHFHIPLQSGSNDILKLMKRRYLREVYTERVNKIREVMPHACIGVDVIVGFPGETDEHFLETYNFLNEMDISYLHVFTYSERDNTEAADMSGVVPANVRAKRSKMMRGLSVKKRRAFYESQLGSNRTVLFESENKEGYIHGFTENYVKVKTPWNPELVNTLHEINLTKIDEDGSVRMDFVSALV